A stretch of Treponema vincentii F0403 DNA encodes these proteins:
- a CDS encoding PTS transporter subunit IIC → MNKLQLFLKKKDIEISGKRYFIDAMSAMAMGLFSSLLVGTILRTIGQQLHITFLADTIWPICRDMTGAAIGIAVAHSLKAHTFVLFSASIVGYAGNMFGGAVGAFISAIVGTELGKLVSKETKIDLIVTPTVTILSGSVIAVFFGPYMSACMNWLGEVIMTATTLRPFLMGICLAVLVGIILTLPISSAALCMMLSLSGLAGGAAAAGCCAQMIGFAVMSYRDNGFGGSFAVGIGTSMLHMPNIIKNPRIWIPPIAASAVLGPVSTMLLKMENTPIGSGMGTCGLVGQIGALTAMSGTGHSTASIYLSILLLHIIAPAVLTILFTVPLRKIGWIKDGDLKLAL, encoded by the coding sequence ATGAACAAATTACAGCTTTTCTTAAAAAAGAAAGATATAGAGATTTCCGGTAAGCGGTATTTTATTGATGCGATGAGCGCTATGGCGATGGGGCTTTTTTCATCCTTGCTTGTCGGAACAATCCTGAGAACCATAGGGCAGCAGCTGCATATCACCTTTTTGGCCGATACCATCTGGCCGATATGCCGTGATATGACAGGTGCCGCCATCGGTATTGCCGTTGCGCACTCGCTTAAAGCGCACACCTTTGTCTTGTTCTCCGCCTCTATTGTCGGGTATGCCGGTAATATGTTCGGCGGTGCAGTCGGCGCCTTTATTTCCGCCATTGTCGGTACCGAGTTGGGGAAACTGGTTTCAAAAGAAACAAAGATTGACCTGATTGTGACGCCGACGGTAACCATTCTTTCCGGCAGCGTAATAGCCGTCTTTTTCGGGCCGTATATGTCTGCGTGCATGAATTGGCTCGGAGAGGTTATTATGACGGCGACAACTCTGCGTCCGTTCCTGATGGGAATTTGTCTTGCGGTATTGGTTGGGATCATTCTTACGCTGCCGATTAGCAGTGCAGCGCTCTGTATGATGCTTTCCCTTTCGGGGCTTGCAGGAGGCGCGGCGGCGGCGGGGTGCTGCGCTCAGATGATCGGCTTTGCGGTGATGAGCTATCGGGATAACGGATTCGGCGGCAGCTTTGCAGTCGGCATCGGCACCAGTATGCTCCACATGCCGAATATTATTAAAAATCCCCGAATATGGATACCGCCGATTGCCGCATCCGCCGTATTGGGCCCGGTTTCGACGATGCTATTAAAAATGGAAAATACCCCCATCGGCTCAGGAATGGGAACTTGCGGGTTGGTCGGTCAAATCGGCGCGCTGACGGCGATGAGTGGAACCGGGCACAGCACCGCAAGCATCTACCTTTCTATCTTGTTGCTGCACATTATCGCTCCCGCCGTACTCACAATTCTTTTTACCGTGCCGTTGCGGAAAATCGGATGGATTAAAGACGGCGATTTAAAACTTGCGCTGTAA
- a CDS encoding malolactic enzyme, which produces MEKYGYDIIHDAFLNKGTAFSAEERKKYHLEGLLPPCIDDIETQANRIYRQMERKNSGIEKRRFLMDVFNHNRRLFYYVFHEHIVELMPIVYDPVIAESIEQYSEQFVDTQGAAFLSIDAPEQIEETLRHAAGGRHIRLIVATDAEGILGIGDWGTNGVDISVGKLMVYTAAAGIDPQTVLPVVLDCGTNRQTLLDDPLYLGNHHKRIYGDRYYRFIDRFVTAAEKLFPDLYLHFEDFGRSNAAKVLQTYQKTFPVFNDDCQGTGIITLAGILGAMKINGQKLTDQVYLCFGAGTAGAGITDRIFREMVAQGLSEDEARSHFYMVDKQGLLFDDMDDLTPEQKPFARKRREFSDAASLTSLTKAVMAIRPTILVGTSTTPGTFTEEIVRAMASWCEHPIIFPLSNPTELAEATASDLIHWSDSRAMVATGIPADPVEYKGVTYTIGQANNALIYPGLGLGSIAVNSKLVTDEMISAAAHSLGAFIETGKPGAAVLPPVARLTEFSEAVAVAVASCAVRQKLNRVATDNVEKTVKDCIWKPEY; this is translated from the coding sequence ATGGAAAAATATGGGTATGACATTATCCACGATGCGTTTTTGAACAAGGGAACAGCATTTTCTGCCGAAGAAAGAAAAAAATATCATCTGGAAGGGCTGCTTCCGCCGTGTATTGACGATATTGAAACACAGGCAAATAGAATTTACCGGCAGATGGAGCGAAAAAATTCCGGCATAGAAAAAAGAAGATTTCTTATGGATGTCTTCAATCACAACCGGCGACTTTTCTATTATGTATTTCATGAACACATTGTTGAACTAATGCCGATTGTTTATGATCCGGTTATTGCAGAAAGTATTGAGCAGTACAGCGAACAGTTTGTCGATACACAAGGTGCAGCGTTTTTGTCGATTGATGCTCCGGAGCAAATCGAAGAGACGCTTCGGCATGCCGCAGGCGGAAGACACATCAGACTTATCGTTGCGACGGATGCGGAAGGAATTCTCGGTATCGGCGACTGGGGGACAAATGGCGTTGACATCTCCGTGGGTAAACTGATGGTCTATACTGCGGCCGCAGGAATTGATCCGCAAACGGTATTGCCGGTTGTACTGGATTGCGGAACAAACAGGCAAACACTGCTTGATGACCCGCTCTATCTCGGAAATCACCACAAGAGAATATACGGCGACAGATATTATCGCTTCATCGATCGATTTGTAACAGCGGCGGAAAAATTGTTTCCTGATTTATATCTCCACTTTGAAGATTTCGGCAGATCGAACGCCGCAAAGGTTTTGCAAACATACCAGAAGACTTTTCCCGTATTCAATGATGACTGCCAAGGAACCGGTATCATTACGCTTGCGGGAATCCTCGGCGCTATGAAAATCAACGGGCAAAAGCTTACGGATCAGGTATATCTGTGCTTTGGAGCAGGAACTGCCGGAGCCGGAATTACCGATCGTATTTTTAGAGAAATGGTTGCCCAAGGGCTTTCTGAAGACGAAGCTCGCAGTCATTTTTATATGGTTGATAAGCAAGGACTTTTGTTCGATGACATGGACGATCTAACGCCAGAGCAAAAACCGTTTGCGCGAAAACGTCGCGAATTTTCCGATGCGGCAAGTCTCACCTCACTTACAAAAGCGGTGATGGCAATTCGTCCGACGATTCTAGTAGGAACATCAACAACACCGGGAACCTTTACGGAAGAGATTGTCCGCGCTATGGCATCATGGTGCGAACACCCGATTATTTTCCCGCTCAGTAACCCAACGGAACTGGCGGAAGCTACGGCTTCGGATTTGATTCATTGGTCGGACAGCCGCGCCATGGTGGCAACCGGAATTCCTGCCGATCCGGTAGAATACAAGGGCGTTACATACACAATCGGACAGGCGAACAATGCACTGATTTATCCGGGATTGGGCTTAGGCAGTATCGCGGTAAATTCAAAACTCGTAACCGATGAAATGATTTCTGCAGCCGCCCACTCGCTTGGTGCATTTATCGAAACCGGTAAACCGGGCGCGGCGGTTTTGCCACCGGTAGCACGGCTAACGGAATTTTCCGAAGCGGTTGCCGTCGCGGTTGCTTCGTGTGCCGTTCGTCAAAAATTAAACCGTGTTGCAACGGATAATGTAGAAAAAACGGTCAAAGACTGTATCTGGAAACCGGAATATTAA
- a CDS encoding YfcE family phosphodiesterase, translating into MNSFTRCENGVIADTAAYNRLQYADTASVLLLSDTHGAVDAVRWILAAFSEECQACLFAGDGAQDIMTVVREAAAGKLTIPPVIIMAQGNCDCQLYPPVFTDSENQKPFGLPVYQQKMIAGQQILLAHGHLHHVELDGRKLSMTAENLGCIIAVYGHTHIQSIEGFGGVTAVNPGSPLRPRGKSYGGFALLSLRTGQAGSPEDTATGDGSATGLFSKVQFYQLIRKTDGAFSASAHAVYPIPIRQSAGD; encoded by the coding sequence ATGAACAGCTTTACCCGTTGCGAAAACGGCGTTATTGCCGATACTGCGGCCTATAACCGGCTGCAGTATGCGGATACCGCTTCCGTCTTGCTGCTGTCCGACACGCACGGAGCAGTGGATGCAGTGCGGTGGATTTTAGCAGCGTTTAGCGAGGAATGCCAAGCTTGCCTTTTTGCCGGAGACGGCGCTCAAGATATAATGACTGTTGTGCGCGAAGCTGCTGCCGGCAAGCTCACCATTCCGCCGGTGATTATTATGGCACAAGGAAATTGCGACTGCCAGCTCTATCCGCCGGTTTTTACAGATAGCGAAAACCAAAAACCGTTCGGGCTGCCGGTATATCAGCAAAAGATGATAGCCGGACAGCAGATTTTATTGGCGCACGGGCATCTGCACCATGTTGAACTTGACGGGCGTAAATTGAGCATGACAGCCGAAAACCTCGGCTGTATAATCGCCGTATACGGGCATACGCATATTCAAAGTATCGAAGGTTTCGGCGGCGTTACGGCTGTCAATCCGGGCAGCCCCTTGCGTCCCCGCGGTAAATCCTACGGCGGTTTTGCGCTTTTATCGCTCCGCACAGGGCAAGCGGGAAGCCCTGAAGATACAGCCACCGGAGACGGTTCAGCTACGGGGCTATTTAGTAAGGTGCAATTTTATCAGCTTATACGGAAAACCGACGGTGCTTTTTCTGCCTCCGCACACGCAGTCTATCCTATCCCGATACGCCAGAGTGCAGGGGATTAG
- a CDS encoding ABC transporter permease gives MSDIPVDIQQQLPAPYRHSSEKSPYRRLIQKFGKRKRESEPARHARRAYKNLNSAWFSTTVLVCVLLFLFLPLAIIAVFSFNEGKAIVWSGFSLKWYAALFLESEKLWTSFWNSVFIAFVSAFCSVVIGTFAGLGVQWYRFRGRGDVQVVSILPMVLPEVVIGMSTLIFFSAINIPLGFLSIIIAHITFCLPFAFLLVLARLEEFDFSIVEAAHDLGATERQTLFKVVIPAIFPAILSGFFMSVTLSLEDFVITFFVSGPGSTTLPLYVFSMVRYGISPVINALSLIMILGTMLIAFVLRNFLKGIAASN, from the coding sequence GTGTCCGATATACCAGTAGATATACAACAGCAATTGCCGGCGCCTTACCGGCATAGTTCGGAAAAAAGTCCGTACCGACGGCTGATTCAAAAATTCGGAAAGCGTAAACGGGAGTCCGAGCCGGCGCGTCATGCCCGCCGCGCTTATAAGAATCTCAACAGCGCATGGTTTTCCACTACGGTGCTGGTTTGTGTATTGCTGTTTTTGTTTTTACCTCTTGCGATTATTGCAGTATTTTCTTTTAACGAAGGCAAGGCGATTGTATGGTCGGGCTTTTCGCTCAAGTGGTATGCCGCACTGTTCTTGGAATCCGAAAAATTGTGGACTTCCTTTTGGAACAGCGTATTCATTGCGTTTGTTTCCGCGTTTTGTTCCGTTGTCATCGGAACCTTTGCGGGGCTTGGTGTGCAATGGTACCGGTTCCGGGGCCGGGGGGATGTACAGGTTGTGAGTATTCTACCGATGGTGCTGCCGGAGGTTGTTATCGGAATGTCTACGCTGATTTTCTTTTCGGCCATAAACATTCCGCTCGGCTTTCTTTCCATTATTATCGCACATATTACGTTCTGTTTGCCCTTTGCGTTTTTATTGGTATTGGCTCGTTTGGAAGAATTCGATTTTTCGATTGTAGAGGCTGCCCACGACCTCGGTGCAACGGAGCGGCAGACCTTATTCAAGGTGGTAATCCCTGCAATTTTTCCTGCAATTTTATCCGGCTTTTTTATGTCGGTTACCTTATCGCTCGAAGACTTTGTTATTACCTTTTTTGTATCCGGGCCGGGGTCTACGACGCTACCGCTCTATGTGTTTTCGATGGTGCGGTACGGCATCTCGCCGGTGATCAATGCACTTTCCCTCATTATGATTTTAGGGACAATGCTGATCGCTTTTGTTTTACGTAATTTTTTAAAAGGGATAGCGGCTTCAAATTAA
- a CDS encoding PIN domain-containing protein, which produces MHVLIDTNVVLDVLLNRYPFAHDAITIFKLPESVAYKYISASAVTDIYYIAYRELRDKQKVKDIIIRLLSIIHIADISEEDILFALNSDWNDFEDSVQNAVAESHNFDAIITRNSADFKKSNVNILSPKDFLQFISKN; this is translated from the coding sequence ATGCATGTATTGATTGATACGAACGTAGTGCTTGATGTCTTACTGAATAGATACCCGTTTGCCCATGATGCTATCACAATCTTTAAACTTCCGGAATCGGTCGCATACAAATATATTTCAGCTTCTGCAGTTACCGATATTTATTATATAGCCTATAGGGAGTTGCGGGATAAACAGAAGGTCAAGGATATTATAATACGGCTGCTTTCTATTATTCATATTGCCGATATATCAGAAGAAGATATTCTTTTTGCACTTAATTCTGACTGGAATGATTTTGAGGATTCTGTACAAAATGCGGTAGCAGAATCGCATAATTTTGATGCGATTATTACACGTAATTCAGCCGATTTCAAAAAATCAAATGTGAATATCCTTTCTCCGAAAGATTTTTTGCAATTCATTTCAAAAAATTAA
- a CDS encoding ABC transporter permease, whose protein sequence is MAQDNSRRRYAFLYTFPMAAWFTVFFVLPLLIIVVYSFLQKGLYGGVVWRLTLGAYTQLFTANYGLLFIRTLCVSIAVTLICIVLALPAGYAIARSKHQLFFLFLMIIPFWTNSLIRINAWISILGNQGFLNGLLKKLHLITESIPFLYNQQAVILVLVYMFIPYAVFPIFSAIDKFDFSLLEAARDLGATKTEAIFKVMLPNIRAGILTAVIFTFIPVFGSYTVPLLVGGKDSYMLGNLIVDQVTKIRNWPLASAFSVLITVFSAVGVLWMMFASFKQEKQAGR, encoded by the coding sequence ATGGCTCAAGATAATTCCCGGCGCCGGTACGCCTTTTTGTATACCTTCCCGATGGCGGCATGGTTCACCGTGTTTTTCGTGCTGCCGCTCCTCATCATTGTCGTCTATAGCTTTCTCCAAAAGGGACTGTACGGCGGAGTTGTTTGGCGTCTGACACTCGGCGCATATACGCAGCTTTTTACCGCAAATTACGGCCTGCTGTTTATTAGGACACTCTGCGTTAGTATCGCGGTAACGTTGATTTGCATTGTGCTTGCCTTGCCTGCAGGGTACGCGATAGCACGCAGCAAACATCAGCTGTTCTTCTTGTTTTTGATGATCATTCCCTTTTGGACAAATTCGCTGATTAGAATTAATGCGTGGATTTCGATACTCGGCAATCAAGGTTTTTTAAACGGGCTTTTAAAAAAGCTGCATCTTATTACGGAAAGCATTCCGTTTTTGTACAATCAGCAGGCGGTTATCCTCGTGCTGGTGTACATGTTTATACCGTATGCGGTTTTTCCGATTTTTTCGGCAATCGATAAATTTGATTTTTCACTTTTGGAAGCTGCGCGCGATCTGGGGGCAACAAAAACGGAAGCCATCTTTAAGGTGATGTTGCCGAATATCCGCGCCGGAATCTTAACCGCCGTCATCTTTACTTTTATCCCGGTATTCGGTTCTTACACCGTACCGCTCCTCGTCGGCGGCAAGGATTCCTATATGCTCGGTAATTTGATTGTCGATCAGGTAACAAAGATCCGCAACTGGCCGCTTGCTTCCGCCTTCTCGGTTCTGATTACCGTTTTCAGCGCCGTCGGCGTACTGTGGATGATGTTTGCCAGCTTTAAGCAGGAAAAGCAGGCGGGGAGATGA
- a CDS encoding ABC transporter ATP-binding protein yields MKGCEISIENVSKTFGDFHAVDNAVIHIKRGEFFSLLGPSGCGKTTLLRIIAGFEQPDSGVITFDGQNIIGIEAHKRQSNTVFQTYALFPHLSVYENIAFPLRIRKRPQDEIDRRVKEYLHLVQLDAHIYKKPSQLSGGQKQRVAIARALINEPRVLLLDEPLSALDAKLRANLLIELDKLHDQIGITFIFVTHDQSEALSVSDRIAVMNQGKVLQIGSPYEIYEQPATAFVAKFIGETNLFDATVAACEPHTDGFMVTLDTPVLGTSVKITDYDKTKVGQPVCFTVRPEKIRISLEKPSSQTKELNVFRGEVEEPIYSGFQSKFFVKLECGTVVQVFKQHQNYLEDGPEIEWKDQVYVSWAANDGYIVEDLT; encoded by the coding sequence GTGAAAGGATGCGAAATTTCAATCGAGAATGTTTCAAAGACATTCGGCGATTTTCATGCGGTGGATAATGCCGTTATTCATATTAAGCGCGGAGAGTTTTTCTCGCTGTTGGGACCTTCGGGGTGCGGAAAAACCACGCTGCTGCGTATTATTGCCGGATTTGAACAGCCGGATTCAGGGGTTATCACCTTTGACGGGCAGAATATTATAGGTATAGAAGCTCATAAACGGCAATCGAATACCGTCTTTCAAACCTACGCGCTTTTTCCGCACCTTTCCGTGTACGAAAATATCGCCTTTCCGCTCCGTATCCGTAAGCGCCCGCAGGACGAAATTGACCGGCGGGTTAAAGAATATCTGCATTTGGTGCAGCTTGATGCGCATATCTACAAAAAGCCGTCTCAGCTTTCAGGCGGGCAAAAGCAGCGGGTTGCAATTGCCCGTGCCTTGATTAACGAACCGCGGGTACTGCTGCTGGATGAACCTCTTTCCGCGCTCGACGCAAAGCTGCGGGCAAATCTTTTAATCGAACTTGATAAGCTGCACGACCAAATCGGTATTACGTTTATCTTTGTTACTCACGACCAAAGCGAGGCGCTTTCCGTATCCGACCGCATTGCGGTGATGAATCAGGGAAAGGTGCTGCAAATCGGCAGTCCGTATGAAATTTACGAACAGCCTGCGACTGCTTTTGTCGCTAAGTTTATCGGCGAAACGAATCTCTTTGATGCAACCGTTGCCGCCTGTGAACCTCATACGGACGGCTTTATGGTTACGCTCGACACTCCCGTGCTTGGTACGTCGGTTAAAATTACCGACTACGATAAAACAAAAGTGGGGCAACCGGTATGCTTTACCGTGCGGCCGGAAAAAATCCGAATCTCTTTGGAAAAGCCATCATCGCAAACCAAGGAATTGAATGTCTTTCGTGGCGAAGTTGAAGAACCTATTTACTCGGGCTTTCAGTCAAAGTTTTTTGTCAAACTGGAATGCGGTACGGTCGTGCAAGTCTTTAAGCAGCATCAGAATTATCTTGAAGACGGCCCCGAAATCGAATGGAAGGATCAGGTGTATGTTTCGTGGGCGGCTAACGACGGCTATATTGTAGAGGATCTAACGTAA
- the malQ gene encoding 4-alpha-glucanotransferase — protein MSQKLLNRSAGILLHPTSLPSNEGIGTLGKTAYNFIDWLHSAHIRLWQVLPLGPTGYGDSPYAAFSSFAGNPLLIDLETLSEQGYLTADDIKLPEYLSTDGNIDFGSVVYWKLPLLKKAASAFLGKIKKGDAPDAAELEEAYRRCKRRKHLGEYALFMSIKEVYDAKAAQEGLSGKLWNNYWPKALACRDMETLKRWAQEHRHEIELYTVIQYFFFEQWQKLHRYANEKGISIIGDIPIFVAPDSADVWANQKFFQLDENGIPTVVAGVPPDYFSATGQLWGNPLYNWDAMKADKYRWWIDRIDACLELVDYIRIDHFRGFEAYWAVPFGAPTAEKGEWLPGPDHHFFEAVQRVLLKKNSEYAKGLPIIAEDLGVITPQVERLRDDFHLPGMKILQFAFSAAEVREIGFTDAFLPHRYTQNAVVYTGTHDNTTLRAWLDTLSRDDFEVLLFYLYGERPAAELLDELFSTDGTAVQCNTPATGQPADEGTVLQAAAFKDDLCAELIKQAFFSVAVFAVIPFQDLYALGAEARMNEPSTLGKNWTWRMPRGLFTPECAEWLGDLVIASGRWDAYLLSK, from the coding sequence ATGAGTCAAAAACTTTTAAACCGTTCTGCAGGAATACTGCTCCATCCGACTTCACTTCCGAGTAATGAAGGGATTGGCACACTAGGCAAAACCGCCTATAACTTTATCGATTGGCTTCACTCTGCGCATATACGACTATGGCAGGTACTGCCGCTCGGTCCGACCGGTTACGGGGATTCTCCTTATGCGGCATTTTCGAGCTTTGCCGGGAACCCGCTGTTGATCGACTTGGAAACACTTTCGGAGCAAGGATATTTGACTGCCGATGATATTAAGCTGCCGGAATACCTCTCTACAGATGGTAATATTGACTTCGGCTCGGTGGTATACTGGAAACTGCCGCTTTTAAAAAAAGCGGCCTCGGCGTTTCTTGGTAAGATTAAAAAAGGCGATGCGCCGGACGCTGCGGAACTGGAGGAAGCTTATCGGCGGTGTAAAAGGAGAAAACATCTTGGTGAGTATGCGCTGTTTATGTCGATTAAAGAAGTATATGATGCAAAGGCTGCACAAGAAGGGCTTTCAGGAAAACTGTGGAACAACTATTGGCCGAAAGCCCTTGCCTGCCGCGACATGGAGACATTAAAACGTTGGGCGCAGGAACATCGGCACGAAATTGAGCTGTATACGGTTATTCAGTATTTCTTCTTTGAGCAATGGCAGAAGCTGCACCGATATGCAAATGAAAAAGGAATTTCGATTATTGGGGATATACCGATTTTTGTCGCTCCGGATTCAGCTGATGTATGGGCAAATCAAAAATTCTTTCAGCTTGATGAAAACGGTATACCGACGGTAGTCGCCGGGGTACCGCCCGACTATTTTAGCGCAACGGGGCAGCTGTGGGGAAACCCGCTCTATAATTGGGATGCAATGAAAGCTGATAAATACCGCTGGTGGATTGACCGCATTGACGCATGTTTGGAACTCGTCGATTATATTCGTATCGATCACTTCCGTGGTTTTGAAGCGTATTGGGCGGTACCCTTCGGCGCTCCGACTGCGGAAAAAGGCGAATGGCTGCCCGGCCCCGATCATCATTTTTTTGAAGCGGTACAGCGCGTCCTACTCAAAAAGAACAGCGAATATGCCAAAGGTTTGCCGATTATTGCCGAAGACCTTGGGGTTATTACCCCGCAGGTGGAGCGTCTCCGCGACGACTTCCATTTGCCGGGAATGAAAATCTTACAGTTTGCTTTTAGCGCCGCAGAGGTACGGGAAATAGGCTTTACCGATGCCTTTTTACCGCACCGGTATACGCAAAACGCTGTCGTGTACACCGGTACTCATGACAACACTACATTGCGGGCATGGCTCGACACACTCTCACGGGATGATTTTGAAGTACTGCTGTTCTACCTCTACGGTGAAAGACCTGCCGCCGAATTGCTCGACGAACTGTTTTCGACTGACGGTACTGCAGTGCAATGCAATACCCCCGCAACGGGGCAACCTGCAGACGAAGGGACAGTCTTGCAAGCTGCTGCCTTTAAAGACGACCTATGTGCCGAACTGATTAAGCAAGCGTTTTTCTCCGTGGCGGTCTTTGCCGTTATTCCGTTCCAAGACCTGTATGCACTGGGTGCAGAGGCTCGCATGAACGAGCCGTCTACATTGGGGAAAAACTGGACATGGCGGATGCCGCGCGGCTTATTTACTCCGGAATGCGCCGAATGGTTAGGTGATTTAGTAATTGCGTCCGGCAGATGGGACGCCTACTTGTTGTCCAAATAG
- a CDS encoding Hsp20/alpha crystallin family protein codes for MNSLSIFNPLFADSVLDTLNHDSPHFGVFSPLANATYPTVDVRETSDAYIMDIDLPGYTEKDVTVHLKERVLTVASNHEETKEKEEKPNGEQFLIRERTQRRFVRRFTLPEDIDQDKVEASFKNGVLTVNIPRKEIAPRRQIAIKSN; via the coding sequence ATGAACTCATTAAGTATTTTTAATCCCTTATTTGCGGACTCTGTTCTTGACACTTTAAATCACGATAGCCCTCATTTCGGAGTTTTCAGTCCGTTGGCAAATGCGACTTATCCGACTGTTGATGTGCGCGAAACAAGCGATGCTTATATTATGGATATTGACCTTCCCGGTTATACGGAAAAAGACGTTACCGTTCATTTAAAAGAGCGTGTTTTAACGGTTGCTTCCAACCATGAGGAAACAAAGGAAAAGGAAGAAAAACCGAATGGTGAACAATTCCTGATCCGCGAACGCACACAGCGCCGCTTTGTCAGACGGTTTACGTTGCCTGAGGATATAGACCAAGACAAGGTTGAAGCATCGTTTAAAAACGGGGTGTTGACCGTTAATATACCGCGTAAGGAGATTGCTCCTCGCCGGCAAATTGCCATAAAATCAAACTAA
- a CDS encoding type III PLP-dependent enzyme — MNVTDYLTESEWKKVIHFSEKLETPCVVINLDRIKKNYLELKNFFSTADIYYAVKANPHEEVLKLLIELGANFDIASRYELDKILALGISPDRLSYGNTIKKAKDIAYFYEKGIRLFATDSKEDLKNLAKYAPKSHVYVRILVENTNSADWPLSRKFGCHPDMAYDLCILAKELGLIPYGISFHVGSQQRDIGQWDDAIAKTKYLMSSLEEEEDIELKMINMGGGFPASYVVPTNELSEYASEINRYLDDDFGDERPRIILEPGRSMVGNAGVLVTEVITVSRKNNTALQRWVYVDAGVFNGLVETLNESIKYPIITSKDTNCSKRGEVILAGPTCDSMDIMYEKYKYQLPINLKPGDRVYFLSAGAYTATYASVEFNGFPPLKTYIMKNEKKGD; from the coding sequence ATGAACGTAACCGATTATCTTACTGAATCCGAATGGAAAAAAGTAATACATTTTTCCGAAAAACTTGAAACACCCTGTGTGGTTATCAATTTGGATCGAATTAAAAAAAATTACCTTGAATTAAAAAATTTCTTTTCTACTGCAGATATTTACTATGCGGTAAAAGCGAATCCTCACGAAGAAGTTTTAAAACTGCTTATTGAGTTAGGAGCCAATTTTGATATTGCCTCACGCTATGAGCTTGATAAAATACTGGCTTTGGGGATTAGCCCCGATCGGCTTAGCTACGGGAATACAATTAAAAAAGCGAAAGATATTGCCTATTTTTATGAAAAGGGTATCCGGTTATTTGCTACCGACAGCAAAGAAGATTTAAAGAATCTTGCAAAATATGCGCCGAAATCGCATGTCTATGTCCGCATCTTGGTTGAAAATACCAACAGTGCCGACTGGCCGCTTTCCCGTAAGTTCGGCTGCCATCCCGATATGGCTTACGATCTCTGTATTTTGGCGAAAGAACTGGGGCTTATTCCGTACGGTATTTCATTCCATGTCGGCAGCCAGCAGCGGGACATCGGACAATGGGACGATGCTATTGCAAAGACAAAGTATCTGATGAGCTCGCTTGAAGAAGAAGAAGATATTGAACTTAAAATGATTAATATGGGCGGCGGTTTTCCTGCCTCGTATGTGGTGCCCACCAATGAACTTTCCGAATATGCAAGCGAAATTAACCGCTACCTTGATGACGACTTCGGCGATGAACGACCGCGTATTATCTTGGAGCCGGGTAGGTCGATGGTTGGTAATGCAGGGGTTTTGGTTACCGAAGTTATCACCGTTTCACGCAAGAATAATACGGCTTTGCAGCGCTGGGTTTACGTTGACGCCGGCGTATTTAACGGATTGGTAGAAACGCTTAACGAAAGCATCAAGTATCCTATTATAACCTCAAAAGATACAAATTGCAGCAAACGCGGAGAGGTGATCCTTGCCGGGCCGACCTGCGATAGTATGGATATAATGTACGAAAAATATAAATACCAGCTTCCGATCAATCTAAAACCCGGCGACAGAGTGTATTTTCTCAGCGCCGGCGCATATACGGCAACGTATGCATCCGTAGAATTTAACGGCTTTCCGCCGCTTAAAACCTATATTATGAAAAATGAAAAGAAAGGGGACTGA
- a CDS encoding flavodoxin, with protein MAKVAVVFWSGTGHTEKMAQCIMEGLKAGGAEAELFPVSQFSADKLDSYDKIAFGCPAMGSEELEPDEFEPFFASIENKLSGRKIALFGSYEWADGEWMQTWVERAKRDGADVFEEGLIAYDDPDEEAQKKCKEFGERFAK; from the coding sequence ATGGCAAAAGTTGCAGTAGTATTTTGGAGCGGAACCGGTCATACCGAAAAAATGGCGCAGTGCATTATGGAAGGACTGAAAGCGGGCGGAGCAGAGGCTGAATTATTCCCTGTTTCCCAGTTCAGTGCGGACAAATTAGATAGTTATGATAAAATCGCCTTCGGCTGCCCGGCCATGGGTTCGGAAGAGCTGGAGCCTGATGAATTTGAACCGTTCTTTGCTTCTATCGAAAATAAGCTTTCAGGACGCAAAATCGCGTTGTTCGGTTCTTATGAATGGGCGGACGGCGAGTGGATGCAGACATGGGTAGAACGTGCTAAAAGAGATGGAGCCGATGTGTTTGAAGAAGGTCTCATCGCTTATGATGATCCCGATGAAGAAGCACAGAAAAAGTGTAAAGAATTCGGCGAGCGTTTCGCAAAATAA